The following are encoded together in the Daucus carota subsp. sativus chromosome 5, DH1 v3.0, whole genome shotgun sequence genome:
- the LOC108220659 gene encoding probable methionine--tRNA ligase isoform X2, whose translation MKFSRCKGNHIPFGIGRVDRLCLKKEALMVSGNSTCMLMLTQTLSVLCFRNMKKVPIPGKRNMLITSALPYVNNVPHLGNIIGCVLSADVFARFCRLRGYNVLYICGTDEYGTATETKAMEEGLTPKEICEKYHAIHKDIYNWFDISFDEFGRTSTPQQTGICQAIFTKLFKNRWISENTMQQPFCDTCQRFLADRFVEGTCPKPDCSYDSARGDQCEKCGKLLNPAELKNPRCKVCRATPRIRDTDHLFLELPLLKDILVKYINKMSVEGSWSENALKATQAWLKEGLKPRCITRDLKWGVPVPHEKYEDKVFYVWYDAPIGYISITSCHTSEWEKWWKNPENVELYQFMGKDNVPFHTVMFPSTLLGTGENWTLMKSISVTEYLNYESGKFSKSKGVGVFGNDAKDTKIPSEVWRYYLLTNRPEASDTLFTWKDLQAKLNSELLNNLGNFVNRVLSFIAKPKGRGYGSIVPDAPGAETHCPTKALAERVGKYVEQYMDDMEKIKLKQGLKTGMSISSEGNAYLQNTEFWKLYKEDESSCAIVIRTSVGLVYLIACLLEPFMPSFTMEVFKQLNLPPKKVFSLSDKDGDLGQVSRPWEFLPAGHVIGTPAPLFKELTNEEVEHFSRKFAGSQATRAAT comes from the exons ATGAAATTTAGTAGATGCAAGGGGAATCACATTCCATTTGGCATTGGCAGAGTTGATAGATTGTGCCTAAAAAAAGAAGCTTTAATGGTTAGTGGAAACTCAACTTGCATGCTGATGCTGACTCAGACACTCAGTGTTCTCTGCTTCAGGA ACATGAAGAAGGTACCTATTCCAGGGAAAAGAAACATGCTGATTACCAGTGCTTTGCCTTATGTCAATAATGTCCCTCATCTCGGCAACATCATTGGCT GTGTTCTTAGTGCTGATGTTTTTGCTCGCTTTTGCCGGCTCCGTGGCTACAATGTCCTATACATATGTGGGACTGATGAATATGGGACAGCTACAGAGACAAAAGCCATGGAAGAAGGTTTAACCCCAAAGGAGATATGCGAAAA ATACCATGCTATACACAAAGATATATACAATTGGTTCGACATAAGCTTTGATGAATTTGGACGTACATCAACACCTCAGCAAACTGGAATCTGCCAAGCAATATTTacaaaattgtttaaaaatagGTGGATTTCAGAAAATACGATGCAGCAG CCCTTTTGTGACACTTGTCAACGCTTCTTAGCTGACCGGTTTGTCGAGGGTACCTGTCCAAAGCCAGATTGCAGTTATGATTCTGCTAGGGGAGATCAATGTGAAAAGTGTGGAAAACTATTGAATCCAGCTGAACTGAAGAACCCAAGATGCAAG GTCTGTCGGGCTACTCCGCGAATCAGAGACACTGATCATTTGTTCCTAGAGCTGCCATTGCTGAAAGATATATTAGTCAAGTACATCAACAAGATGTCAGTTGAAGGATCCTGGAGTGAGAATGCTCTTAAGGCTACACAAGCATGGCTTAAAGAAGGACTTAAGCCTCGATGCATTACTAGAGACCTCAAGTGGGGAGTTCCAGTTCCCCATGAAAAATATGAAGATAAG GTTTTTTATGTGTGGTATGATGCCCCTATTGGATATATATCAATTACTTCATGTCATACGAGTGAATGGGAAAAATGGTGGAAAAATCCTGAAAATGTCGAGCTGTATCAATTTATGGGGAAGGATAACGTACCATTTCACACT GTAATGTTTCCTTCTACACTTCTTGGAACCGGAGAAAATTGGACCTTAATGAAGAGCATTAGTGTGACAGAATATTTGAACTATGAATCAG GAAAGTTTTCAAAGAGTAAAGGGGTAGGAGTGTTTGGGAATGATGCTAAAGATACAAAAATTCCATCTGAGGTTTGGCGATATTACCTACTAACTAATAGGCCTGAG GCCTCAGATACACTATTTACATGGAAGGACTTGCAAGCAAAACTGAACTCAGAGTTGCTGAATAATCTGGGAAATTTTGTGAATCGAGTCTTGTCCTTCATTGCTAAGCCCAAAG GACGGGGATATGGGTCAATAGTCCCAGATGCTCCTGGTGCAGAAACTCATTGCCCGACAAAGGCACTTGCAGAAAGAGTTGGTAAATATGTTGAGCAATACATGGATGACATGGAGAAG ATCAAATTAAAGCAAGGACTTAAAACTGGAATGAGCATATCAAGTGAAGGAAACGCTTATCTGCAA AATACTGAATTCTGGAAGCTGTACAAGGAAGATGAAAGTTCATGTGCAATTGTTATAAGAACATCAGTTGGGCTGGTCTATTTGATAGCATGCTTGTTAGAACCGTTTATGCCATCATTTACTATGGAG GTATTCAAGCAGCTGAACTTGCCTCCTAAGAAAGTATTTTCACTTTCTGACAAAGATGGCGATTTAGGACAAGTGAGCAGACCATGGGAATTCTTGCCTGCTGGTCATGTTATCGGAACTCCTGCTCCTTTATTCAAAGAACTG ACAAATGAAGAAGTTGAGCATTTTAGCAGGAAATTTGCTGGATCTCAAGCTACCAGGGCTGCAACATAA
- the LOC108220659 gene encoding probable methionine--tRNA ligase isoform X1: MKFSRCKGNHIPFGIGRVDRLCLKKEALMVSGNSTCMLMLTQTLSVLCFRKDMKKVPIPGKRNMLITSALPYVNNVPHLGNIIGCVLSADVFARFCRLRGYNVLYICGTDEYGTATETKAMEEGLTPKEICEKYHAIHKDIYNWFDISFDEFGRTSTPQQTGICQAIFTKLFKNRWISENTMQQPFCDTCQRFLADRFVEGTCPKPDCSYDSARGDQCEKCGKLLNPAELKNPRCKVCRATPRIRDTDHLFLELPLLKDILVKYINKMSVEGSWSENALKATQAWLKEGLKPRCITRDLKWGVPVPHEKYEDKVFYVWYDAPIGYISITSCHTSEWEKWWKNPENVELYQFMGKDNVPFHTVMFPSTLLGTGENWTLMKSISVTEYLNYESGKFSKSKGVGVFGNDAKDTKIPSEVWRYYLLTNRPEASDTLFTWKDLQAKLNSELLNNLGNFVNRVLSFIAKPKGRGYGSIVPDAPGAETHCPTKALAERVGKYVEQYMDDMEKIKLKQGLKTGMSISSEGNAYLQNTEFWKLYKEDESSCAIVIRTSVGLVYLIACLLEPFMPSFTMEVFKQLNLPPKKVFSLSDKDGDLGQVSRPWEFLPAGHVIGTPAPLFKELTNEEVEHFSRKFAGSQATRAAT; the protein is encoded by the exons ATGAAATTTAGTAGATGCAAGGGGAATCACATTCCATTTGGCATTGGCAGAGTTGATAGATTGTGCCTAAAAAAAGAAGCTTTAATGGTTAGTGGAAACTCAACTTGCATGCTGATGCTGACTCAGACACTCAGTGTTCTCTGCTTCAGGA AAGACATGAAGAAGGTACCTATTCCAGGGAAAAGAAACATGCTGATTACCAGTGCTTTGCCTTATGTCAATAATGTCCCTCATCTCGGCAACATCATTGGCT GTGTTCTTAGTGCTGATGTTTTTGCTCGCTTTTGCCGGCTCCGTGGCTACAATGTCCTATACATATGTGGGACTGATGAATATGGGACAGCTACAGAGACAAAAGCCATGGAAGAAGGTTTAACCCCAAAGGAGATATGCGAAAA ATACCATGCTATACACAAAGATATATACAATTGGTTCGACATAAGCTTTGATGAATTTGGACGTACATCAACACCTCAGCAAACTGGAATCTGCCAAGCAATATTTacaaaattgtttaaaaatagGTGGATTTCAGAAAATACGATGCAGCAG CCCTTTTGTGACACTTGTCAACGCTTCTTAGCTGACCGGTTTGTCGAGGGTACCTGTCCAAAGCCAGATTGCAGTTATGATTCTGCTAGGGGAGATCAATGTGAAAAGTGTGGAAAACTATTGAATCCAGCTGAACTGAAGAACCCAAGATGCAAG GTCTGTCGGGCTACTCCGCGAATCAGAGACACTGATCATTTGTTCCTAGAGCTGCCATTGCTGAAAGATATATTAGTCAAGTACATCAACAAGATGTCAGTTGAAGGATCCTGGAGTGAGAATGCTCTTAAGGCTACACAAGCATGGCTTAAAGAAGGACTTAAGCCTCGATGCATTACTAGAGACCTCAAGTGGGGAGTTCCAGTTCCCCATGAAAAATATGAAGATAAG GTTTTTTATGTGTGGTATGATGCCCCTATTGGATATATATCAATTACTTCATGTCATACGAGTGAATGGGAAAAATGGTGGAAAAATCCTGAAAATGTCGAGCTGTATCAATTTATGGGGAAGGATAACGTACCATTTCACACT GTAATGTTTCCTTCTACACTTCTTGGAACCGGAGAAAATTGGACCTTAATGAAGAGCATTAGTGTGACAGAATATTTGAACTATGAATCAG GAAAGTTTTCAAAGAGTAAAGGGGTAGGAGTGTTTGGGAATGATGCTAAAGATACAAAAATTCCATCTGAGGTTTGGCGATATTACCTACTAACTAATAGGCCTGAG GCCTCAGATACACTATTTACATGGAAGGACTTGCAAGCAAAACTGAACTCAGAGTTGCTGAATAATCTGGGAAATTTTGTGAATCGAGTCTTGTCCTTCATTGCTAAGCCCAAAG GACGGGGATATGGGTCAATAGTCCCAGATGCTCCTGGTGCAGAAACTCATTGCCCGACAAAGGCACTTGCAGAAAGAGTTGGTAAATATGTTGAGCAATACATGGATGACATGGAGAAG ATCAAATTAAAGCAAGGACTTAAAACTGGAATGAGCATATCAAGTGAAGGAAACGCTTATCTGCAA AATACTGAATTCTGGAAGCTGTACAAGGAAGATGAAAGTTCATGTGCAATTGTTATAAGAACATCAGTTGGGCTGGTCTATTTGATAGCATGCTTGTTAGAACCGTTTATGCCATCATTTACTATGGAG GTATTCAAGCAGCTGAACTTGCCTCCTAAGAAAGTATTTTCACTTTCTGACAAAGATGGCGATTTAGGACAAGTGAGCAGACCATGGGAATTCTTGCCTGCTGGTCATGTTATCGGAACTCCTGCTCCTTTATTCAAAGAACTG ACAAATGAAGAAGTTGAGCATTTTAGCAGGAAATTTGCTGGATCTCAAGCTACCAGGGCTGCAACATAA
- the LOC108220659 gene encoding probable methionine--tRNA ligase isoform X3, whose amino-acid sequence MKFSRCKGNHIPFGIGRVDRLCLKKEALMVSGNSTCMLMLTQTLSVLCFRKDMKKVPIPGKRNMLITSALPYVNNVPHLGNIIGCVLSADVFARFCRLRGYNVLYICGTDEYGTATETKAMEEGLTPKEICEKYHAIHKDIYNWFDISFDEFGRTSTPQQTGICQAIFTKLFKNRWISENTMQQPFCDTCQRFLADRFVEGTCPKPDCSYDSARGDQCEKCGKLLNPAELKNPRCKVCRATPRIRDTDHLFLELPLLKDILVKYINKMSVEGSWSENALKATQAWLKEGLKPRCITRDLKWGVPVPHEKYEDKVFYVWYDAPIGYISITSCHTSEWEKWWKNPENVELYQFMGKDNVPFHTVMFPSTLLGTGENWTLMKSISVTEYLNYESGKFSKSKGVGVFGNDAKDTKIPSEVWRYYLLTNRPEASDTLFTWKDLQAKLNSELLNNLGNFVNRVLSFIAKPKGRGYGSIVPDAPGAETHCPTKALAERVGKYVEQYMDDMEKIKLKQGLKTGMSISSEGNAYLQNTEFWKLYKEDESSCAIVIRTSVGLVYLIACLLEPFMPSFTMETGFRQSPRLILTHMTTTIKTRFQYIVNK is encoded by the exons ATGAAATTTAGTAGATGCAAGGGGAATCACATTCCATTTGGCATTGGCAGAGTTGATAGATTGTGCCTAAAAAAAGAAGCTTTAATGGTTAGTGGAAACTCAACTTGCATGCTGATGCTGACTCAGACACTCAGTGTTCTCTGCTTCAGGA AAGACATGAAGAAGGTACCTATTCCAGGGAAAAGAAACATGCTGATTACCAGTGCTTTGCCTTATGTCAATAATGTCCCTCATCTCGGCAACATCATTGGCT GTGTTCTTAGTGCTGATGTTTTTGCTCGCTTTTGCCGGCTCCGTGGCTACAATGTCCTATACATATGTGGGACTGATGAATATGGGACAGCTACAGAGACAAAAGCCATGGAAGAAGGTTTAACCCCAAAGGAGATATGCGAAAA ATACCATGCTATACACAAAGATATATACAATTGGTTCGACATAAGCTTTGATGAATTTGGACGTACATCAACACCTCAGCAAACTGGAATCTGCCAAGCAATATTTacaaaattgtttaaaaatagGTGGATTTCAGAAAATACGATGCAGCAG CCCTTTTGTGACACTTGTCAACGCTTCTTAGCTGACCGGTTTGTCGAGGGTACCTGTCCAAAGCCAGATTGCAGTTATGATTCTGCTAGGGGAGATCAATGTGAAAAGTGTGGAAAACTATTGAATCCAGCTGAACTGAAGAACCCAAGATGCAAG GTCTGTCGGGCTACTCCGCGAATCAGAGACACTGATCATTTGTTCCTAGAGCTGCCATTGCTGAAAGATATATTAGTCAAGTACATCAACAAGATGTCAGTTGAAGGATCCTGGAGTGAGAATGCTCTTAAGGCTACACAAGCATGGCTTAAAGAAGGACTTAAGCCTCGATGCATTACTAGAGACCTCAAGTGGGGAGTTCCAGTTCCCCATGAAAAATATGAAGATAAG GTTTTTTATGTGTGGTATGATGCCCCTATTGGATATATATCAATTACTTCATGTCATACGAGTGAATGGGAAAAATGGTGGAAAAATCCTGAAAATGTCGAGCTGTATCAATTTATGGGGAAGGATAACGTACCATTTCACACT GTAATGTTTCCTTCTACACTTCTTGGAACCGGAGAAAATTGGACCTTAATGAAGAGCATTAGTGTGACAGAATATTTGAACTATGAATCAG GAAAGTTTTCAAAGAGTAAAGGGGTAGGAGTGTTTGGGAATGATGCTAAAGATACAAAAATTCCATCTGAGGTTTGGCGATATTACCTACTAACTAATAGGCCTGAG GCCTCAGATACACTATTTACATGGAAGGACTTGCAAGCAAAACTGAACTCAGAGTTGCTGAATAATCTGGGAAATTTTGTGAATCGAGTCTTGTCCTTCATTGCTAAGCCCAAAG GACGGGGATATGGGTCAATAGTCCCAGATGCTCCTGGTGCAGAAACTCATTGCCCGACAAAGGCACTTGCAGAAAGAGTTGGTAAATATGTTGAGCAATACATGGATGACATGGAGAAG ATCAAATTAAAGCAAGGACTTAAAACTGGAATGAGCATATCAAGTGAAGGAAACGCTTATCTGCAA AATACTGAATTCTGGAAGCTGTACAAGGAAGATGAAAGTTCATGTGCAATTGTTATAAGAACATCAGTTGGGCTGGTCTATTTGATAGCATGCTTGTTAGAACCGTTTATGCCATCATTTACTATGGAG ACAGGATTTAGACAAAGCCCTCGACTGATACTTACACACATGACTACGACCATAAAGACTCGATTTCAATATATTGTTAACAAATAG
- the LOC108220659 gene encoding probable methionine--tRNA ligase isoform X4 has translation MEFLVVEDMKKVPIPGKRNMLITSALPYVNNVPHLGNIIGCVLSADVFARFCRLRGYNVLYICGTDEYGTATETKAMEEGLTPKEICEKYHAIHKDIYNWFDISFDEFGRTSTPQQTGICQAIFTKLFKNRWISENTMQQPFCDTCQRFLADRFVEGTCPKPDCSYDSARGDQCEKCGKLLNPAELKNPRCKVCRATPRIRDTDHLFLELPLLKDILVKYINKMSVEGSWSENALKATQAWLKEGLKPRCITRDLKWGVPVPHEKYEDKVFYVWYDAPIGYISITSCHTSEWEKWWKNPENVELYQFMGKDNVPFHTVMFPSTLLGTGENWTLMKSISVTEYLNYESGKFSKSKGVGVFGNDAKDTKIPSEVWRYYLLTNRPEASDTLFTWKDLQAKLNSELLNNLGNFVNRVLSFIAKPKGRGYGSIVPDAPGAETHCPTKALAERVGKYVEQYMDDMEKIKLKQGLKTGMSISSEGNAYLQNTEFWKLYKEDESSCAIVIRTSVGLVYLIACLLEPFMPSFTMEVFKQLNLPPKKVFSLSDKDGDLGQVSRPWEFLPAGHVIGTPAPLFKELTNEEVEHFSRKFAGSQATRAAT, from the exons ATGGAATTCTTGGTTGTAGAAGACATGAAGAAGGTACCTATTCCAGGGAAAAGAAACATGCTGATTACCAGTGCTTTGCCTTATGTCAATAATGTCCCTCATCTCGGCAACATCATTGGCT GTGTTCTTAGTGCTGATGTTTTTGCTCGCTTTTGCCGGCTCCGTGGCTACAATGTCCTATACATATGTGGGACTGATGAATATGGGACAGCTACAGAGACAAAAGCCATGGAAGAAGGTTTAACCCCAAAGGAGATATGCGAAAA ATACCATGCTATACACAAAGATATATACAATTGGTTCGACATAAGCTTTGATGAATTTGGACGTACATCAACACCTCAGCAAACTGGAATCTGCCAAGCAATATTTacaaaattgtttaaaaatagGTGGATTTCAGAAAATACGATGCAGCAG CCCTTTTGTGACACTTGTCAACGCTTCTTAGCTGACCGGTTTGTCGAGGGTACCTGTCCAAAGCCAGATTGCAGTTATGATTCTGCTAGGGGAGATCAATGTGAAAAGTGTGGAAAACTATTGAATCCAGCTGAACTGAAGAACCCAAGATGCAAG GTCTGTCGGGCTACTCCGCGAATCAGAGACACTGATCATTTGTTCCTAGAGCTGCCATTGCTGAAAGATATATTAGTCAAGTACATCAACAAGATGTCAGTTGAAGGATCCTGGAGTGAGAATGCTCTTAAGGCTACACAAGCATGGCTTAAAGAAGGACTTAAGCCTCGATGCATTACTAGAGACCTCAAGTGGGGAGTTCCAGTTCCCCATGAAAAATATGAAGATAAG GTTTTTTATGTGTGGTATGATGCCCCTATTGGATATATATCAATTACTTCATGTCATACGAGTGAATGGGAAAAATGGTGGAAAAATCCTGAAAATGTCGAGCTGTATCAATTTATGGGGAAGGATAACGTACCATTTCACACT GTAATGTTTCCTTCTACACTTCTTGGAACCGGAGAAAATTGGACCTTAATGAAGAGCATTAGTGTGACAGAATATTTGAACTATGAATCAG GAAAGTTTTCAAAGAGTAAAGGGGTAGGAGTGTTTGGGAATGATGCTAAAGATACAAAAATTCCATCTGAGGTTTGGCGATATTACCTACTAACTAATAGGCCTGAG GCCTCAGATACACTATTTACATGGAAGGACTTGCAAGCAAAACTGAACTCAGAGTTGCTGAATAATCTGGGAAATTTTGTGAATCGAGTCTTGTCCTTCATTGCTAAGCCCAAAG GACGGGGATATGGGTCAATAGTCCCAGATGCTCCTGGTGCAGAAACTCATTGCCCGACAAAGGCACTTGCAGAAAGAGTTGGTAAATATGTTGAGCAATACATGGATGACATGGAGAAG ATCAAATTAAAGCAAGGACTTAAAACTGGAATGAGCATATCAAGTGAAGGAAACGCTTATCTGCAA AATACTGAATTCTGGAAGCTGTACAAGGAAGATGAAAGTTCATGTGCAATTGTTATAAGAACATCAGTTGGGCTGGTCTATTTGATAGCATGCTTGTTAGAACCGTTTATGCCATCATTTACTATGGAG GTATTCAAGCAGCTGAACTTGCCTCCTAAGAAAGTATTTTCACTTTCTGACAAAGATGGCGATTTAGGACAAGTGAGCAGACCATGGGAATTCTTGCCTGCTGGTCATGTTATCGGAACTCCTGCTCCTTTATTCAAAGAACTG ACAAATGAAGAAGTTGAGCATTTTAGCAGGAAATTTGCTGGATCTCAAGCTACCAGGGCTGCAACATAA